The Camelus bactrianus isolate YW-2024 breed Bactrian camel chromosome 11, ASM4877302v1, whole genome shotgun sequence genomic interval ccgttaaaaaattttttcagctttactcATGCTTCTTATGCTTCCCTCGTTCTTAAATTTAATAGTTAGACGTGGGCAGAGGGTGAGATTAAAGCTTTATCAGTCTTACCTATCACCACATAGCTGTcaattcatgaaaaagaatatgtgaagAGAATATACTTTAAGAAATAGATTGCCAAAGCAATAGCTCATAAGCAAGCCCTGTCAGTTCCACCTACAAAAGAGATTTCTAATCTTTAcactagttttcttttctatAGATCACTGCCTTCAATTGGGGCAGTGTTTCTCCTCCCCAATGCTCTCTGAAAGCTTCTCACTACCTTTATAATTAAATTCAACTCCCTACCATGGCCCTCAACTCCCTACAACCCCCTAACCAGGGCCTATAAGGCCTATGTAGTATGGCCCTTGCCTGCCTCCCTAGTTTAATCTCCCTCCAGGAACTCTGACGGTCACTACATAGTCTGACCCCACCAGCTTTCATTCTTGTTCCCAATTATACCAACCTCTTTTCCACCTAGTCAAAGTCATGGTATCCAATAAATACTCTGTTTCACATCCTTAGGGCTATTTTCCTAGTCTTGGAATGCTCTGACTCCAGAGTTTTCCATGGCTGACCTCCTTAATATTCAAGAGCAGCTCAAATATTATCTGCTGGTCACCTCCGACAACCCAATAACACAACCATCcccctcaaaacacacacacacacacacacacacacactcacacatacacagagtATCACACCACCATCCTGTTTTGTCTTCATAAACTTATTTCTGTCTGAAATTATGCCGCTCATTTATTTGTACCATATAACAACCTCCACCCccgaaacacacacacacacatcctttggGAATTCAGATATTCCTTGGCAAATCCCCAaagcctagaacaatgcctggcacccaACAAATACTCACTATTTATCGAATGATAGATTCCATCTATCCCAAACTTTCCACAAATCTTGTTGCTGTCTTGTATTTCTAGTGCTTGTTCACTAtcacttctctttcctttgtccTCTTTTCTGAATGTCTTTTGGTCTTCATTCTGCTTACTGCAACAAGGATGAATTTCTGTTAAATAAGTACAGACAACTACTGAGATTTAAAAGATTCGGCAATCAAACACATCTGTATGTTACTAAAACCTATGATCTATAGAGTCTGTAACTCCCACTAATTTTACCTTAATAAAGATAAAACCAATAAATAAAAGTCCAGATTTCTACATGAATAGAAGGTATTTTTCTCTTAAGTATTCACTTTAGAAAAAGACTGCATGAAATTTCATTACAAGATAAAATTTGACAGTACATTTAAATACCTTAACAATGGCAacctctgaaaatgaataaacctcAAGTCCTTTTCTTAAACAATCACCCCCTCAatcaaaatcaacaaatattaagAACTGGTTCACTGTTTATAGATCtagcagtggttcccaaactgggCTGATAATTAAGAATCACTTGGGagcatcttaaaaaataaaaattctgggcCTCACACCAGTTCTTCTGAATCAGCATTTTTTTGGGTTTGGCCCCCCCAAATCTTTATGAAGCTCCCAGGGGGCCTCTGATGAGTAACCAGAATTCAAAATGACTGATTCCAGATTCTGCATAAATTGAGGACCCAAAAGGGTAGAGTCTGCTAAAGACAACTTATAAGCAGCACAGTAGGCTAGAAAAACAATATTCTAACTCCACATTTGGCTCTTTTAACACCAATTCAAGCTGCTGTTTGTGGTAAAACTATACTTATTTCTACCCTGATGCTTAGACCCTGTCAATTTACTATCCTCTTGTAactaatttcttcatctgcaaacgGGGAATAACAATAATGCCTACCTCTCAagagttgctgtgaggattagatgTTAGTATAACATTCATTAGGTAATGTActtaacacaatgcctggcatatattGAGTACTCATTAGATAAGTTACACAGCCCATTAAAAAATCATGCTTTTTTTAACTGCAGAGAATTTAGTGAACCACTCCAATTACAAAATGAATAGGAAACCCATGTTTAGCTTTGGAAATCCAAAAGGACTTTAAAGTCAGGGTAAGTAAGGTTAAGGTCAAGAGCTTGCCTGATTCTGGCACAACACTGTTTCTCATAGGATGCCTCAGTATTATCTAGTGAACCGATCCTTGGATGAAGACCaggaatctatttttaaaaagcaccctCCTCCCCTAACCAGGTGTTTCTTAGGCAAACCAACGTTTGATAACCGTTAGTATAGAGTCAGTCACCACAGCAAATGGTCTCTCAAGCCCCAGCAAAGAACTATCGTGCTCTGTAACCAAAAGAACAGAGTCATCAGACCCTGATGCAAACAACAGCTGGGGACGGCTGTACAGAGCAACTGTGGCCATCACCAGGGACGTCGACTCTCATCTCCTAAGGAACTTAGAAATTTACGAAAGCGCAGTCCTGTAAGCCCTGTGACAGTGCTGCCTAGGCGGCCATAAGGAGCTAAAGTTAACGCAACAGCCTCCTTCCCAGGGCTATAGCCACAGGAGAGCGACCTTGGAAAGCTGAACAGGCCCGAGCGGCGCCAGAAGGTTAACGACCCTCCTGCCCTGTTCCTTGAGGCGGCGGCCAAGAGCCTCCAGCACGCCACAGGCCAGACGCCGGAAGTGCGTCACCCCAACCTGACGAATGCCGGGAGTTGTAGTTAACTGGCTATTTCTCTAGTGCCCCAATTTACCTTTCTTCAAATAAGCGAACACCTTGGGACCGTAATAAAGGTCGCTTTATGACCGACAGATGTAATCCTTCCCTTTCCCAGCTGACAAAGGGAACTCTCTCAGAGCGCATACGGAATACCGGACTACAAGTCCCAGCATGCTCTGTAAGGCGCCAGGAACGCCTGGCTACCGTCGTAGGTGCGGGCCGCCTGAATGGAGCTTCGGGCGTAAGACTTAGCCTGACACCGCCTGCGCGGCCGGTATCTGCTCCCGGAGCGTGAGTGTTGGGAGTGGggcgtgcgcgtgcgcgtgcgcgctCAGAGGGGGCGCAAAGCGGGCGCGCCCGGCCGTTGCGGGCGCGTGGCTGCTGAGCTTGGCGGCAGTGGTGCCGCGCGCCCGACAGGCCGGTAGTTGCGGGGCCTCCTGCCTCGCCCAGGGCTGTGGGCAGCCGTGGCGGCCGCCGGGGACCGCAAGGGGCGGAGGAAAGCTGGAGGTGGTGGGGGCCGGCCTCGGCACGCAGAGGAACAGCAGAGCATGCCCCCAGACAACATGGCCTCCCTGATCCAACGGATCGCCCGCCAGGCGTGCCTCACCTTCCGGGGCAGCGGGGGCGGCCGCAGCTCTTCTGACCGCTGCGCTGCGCCAGGCCCTGAGGCGCCGATGCCGCCAGGCTTCCCGGAGAACCTAAGCAAGCTGAAGAGCCTGCTGACCCAGGTCCGCGCGGAAGACCTGAACATCGCCCCCCGGAAGGCCACGCTGCAGCCTCTGCCACCCAACCTGCCGCCTGTCACCTATATGCACATCTACGAGACTGACGGCTTCAGCCTCGGCGTGTTCCTGCTCAAGAGCGGCACGTCCATCCCGCTGCACGACCACCCGGGCATGCACGGCATGCTCAAGGTGCTCTACGGCACCGTGCGCATCAGCTGCATGGACAAGCTGGAGGCGGGCAGTGGGCCGCGGCCGCGGGCCCCGCCGCCAGAGCAGCAATTCGAGCCGCCGCTGCAGGCCCGGGAGCGGGACGCGGTACGGCCGGGCGTGCTGCGCTCGCGGGCGGAGTACACTGAGGCCAGCGGCCCCTGCGTCCTTACGCCGCACCGGGACAACCTGCACCAAATCGACGCCGTGGACGGGCCCGCCGCCTTCCTGGACATCCTCGCCCCGCCCTACGACCCTGAAGATGGTCGGGACTGCCACTATTACCGGGTGCTGGAGCCTGTCAGGGCCAAGGACGCCTCCGGTTCGGCCTGTGAGCTGCCCCGAGACGTGTGGCTCTTGGAGACCCCGCAGGCCGATGATTTCTGGTGCGAGGGGGAGCCCTATCCAGGTCCCAAGGTCTTCCCTTGAAGCTGCTGGCGCCAGGGAGCGGTGGGCCAGAGACATGCCCTACTCAGATCTGGGCCTGGCCAGCCGTGACCCACCACAAGggctctctcccttccctcatgCCTGGTCGTTGGATCTACTGGAATGGGCTGTAGCCACTTCCTCGGGAGCCTTGGAAAGCTTCGGCGCCTGGACTGCAGCCACCGGGCACGGTTTTGGGGGCGGGGTAGGCGAGGAAGCTAGGTTgtttcctggctctgtcactgccACCAGGGTTTTGATTTGGGGggtgcggggagggggcaggggactTATCTGAAGCGCTTCCATCTTAAAGCCATAATGAAAATTCTCTTTCCTCTGTCCCCCACCCTATACAAAATACACTTAAGTGGTTTTCTCAGTCCCCTCCTTGGGTAAATAGGGTTTGTTTTCCACATACGTGCTTATGCCCTTTTACTCTTTATTGTTATAGTGCTAACTTATTGACTTTGCATGACCCAGTGGTTTGGATTATTTTTAGTTCAAGTCATTGGTAAAGCTAGGTTTAAAGAGATGAGTTACTGTTTAAAAGTGAGCTGTCTGGCCTAATTAATTCATTGTAAAAATGAATCATATTTCCAGAGTTGGGGGATTATCCCCAAAACATGACTATGCATGTAAAGGacaagatttattttctttcctctttttgccCAGTAGCCACATCTGGTTTGCTCCAGCAGCATCTATTAAGAAATTCAGCACCTGCATATCTCAGTGACAAATGGTCACTCAGAGCTTATCTTCCCCATGAGTCTCCAGATCTGTGAATTGAACAGATTTCTTGTTGCAGATTTCATCTTTAATGCAAAAACTATATTATCCTCAAGTGACTTTTTTTGTCTTAGTGTACTTTTAAGAAGTAATAGAGTAATTTTGTATCTTCTAACCAGAAGATTCAAAGGAGCTGAATCTGTATGCTTCCAAACAACTTGAATGTAGAACATTCGTAGTCAGCTGTTGAATTCCATGCCCCTGTTTACTTCTAGTATTTTCATGCAAAAGTAGAGGAAAATGTTGGTGACTGTTTCAAACTCTCTCCAGTGTTAATGTTCCAGAGGGCTGGTGGTTCCAGCTGTGTTGTTCGTGGTAGTGTTTGCAGAACTCTCCCTCAAATAGGAGAGAGCCAGTGCTTGCTTCATCTAGGGTGGTGTTTCtgtaggaagagagagaaagcacagaTGATCAAGGTTAGAGAATTGAGAATTGACCTTACTGCTGGCCATTTTAGGGCACCAAAATTTGGGACAAAACACTCCCAGCCTCTCGAAATGAACAGTTGTACTATTTGTgactggttttatttttgtcctttaaaTAGGGTGAGCAGTTTTACCTTGTTTACAGATGTATTGACACCATTTGCTTCAGGCCATGAAGCACTCTTGTTTCCCCCTTTTTCCTATTTATAGGATTAATTTTTTCACGaaacttttaataaaaacaaattgtagaaataaacacattaaaatttgCCCAGCTGTCGTCTAAGCCTTCTTGATTGACTTGCCCATGTGGCAATTGAGTTCTAATATCTGTAATAAACGGGGATTTGCAATTGGTGGGAAGTGATGACCCTATGTAGGGAAGCAATATGTGTCTGTCCCTCTTTTTGCACACTGGGTTACAGAGGCCCACAGTGAAGGAATATTTGttcccaaatttaaaaattgaaaaaaaagcaaaattttaacaaatgactttttttaaacaagatgCTACTCAACATGATATGCCACTGAGTTGTAAAACCTGACGCTGGCATAATGCAAAGCATTTCCTCTAGGTTTGCTAAAATTGTTTTATGGTAGTGTCATATTCTGATGGGGTTTAATATACCTTAGAGGCAGTTTGAAGTAAGTCATCGTGCCATTCAGTTTGAAATTAAATTCTAAATATgcaaatgattttctttaaaattgttcACAAAATGAGTCTTTGTCATAGCACAGTGATGAATGTGTATGGTTATCAATCACATACCTCCCTGTTTTGAATTACATTGTGGCAAAAAGTTGATTAATTTATAAAGATTGTTGATAGTGATGTGTGTGTTATAATACAACCTGGAGTACATT includes:
- the ADO gene encoding 2-aminoethanethiol dioxygenase, coding for MPPDNMASLIQRIARQACLTFRGSGGGRSSSDRCAAPGPEAPMPPGFPENLSKLKSLLTQVRAEDLNIAPRKATLQPLPPNLPPVTYMHIYETDGFSLGVFLLKSGTSIPLHDHPGMHGMLKVLYGTVRISCMDKLEAGSGPRPRAPPPEQQFEPPLQARERDAVRPGVLRSRAEYTEASGPCVLTPHRDNLHQIDAVDGPAAFLDILAPPYDPEDGRDCHYYRVLEPVRAKDASGSACELPRDVWLLETPQADDFWCEGEPYPGPKVFP